One genomic segment of Flagellimonas marinaquae includes these proteins:
- a CDS encoding glycosyltransferase family 4 protein has product MRKILVIAYYWPPAGGPGVQRWLKFVKYLPELGLDPIVYVPENPSYPIIDNKLVNEVPSSIRILKRPIKEPYGWASILSKKKTRTISSGIIKEKDPSFIEKVLLWIRGNFFIPDARKLWVKPSISYLAKVIADEGITTIVTTGPPHSLHLIGLGLKKKYNIQWVADFRDPWTSIGYHKSLRLTNYAHLKHKALEKSVLLRADKIVVTSKTTKLEFEAITPKPIKVITNGFDDELPLVALDKKFTISHIGSLLTGRNPLGFWKAVQELLSENELFKDALHIQLAGVVGEEVLQSIKDFGLTDYVEQLGYLPHDKVLETQQKSQLLLLLEIDSKETKGIIPGKLFEYLNAKRPILAIGPQGWEAGAMVVDHKAGTFCLHNNVATLKTVLLEAFHQYEKGTLSCNSEGVEQYHRRALTESLAKFI; this is encoded by the coding sequence ATGCGAAAAATTTTGGTCATAGCGTATTATTGGCCTCCGGCGGGCGGACCAGGTGTACAGCGATGGCTCAAATTTGTAAAATACTTGCCCGAACTTGGGTTGGACCCCATCGTTTATGTTCCGGAGAACCCCAGCTATCCGATAATCGATAACAAGCTGGTGAACGAAGTTCCAAGTTCCATCCGAATACTGAAACGTCCGATAAAAGAGCCCTACGGTTGGGCCTCAATATTGTCCAAAAAGAAAACAAGGACCATAAGTTCTGGAATTATAAAGGAGAAAGATCCATCTTTTATTGAGAAGGTGCTGCTTTGGATTCGCGGTAACTTTTTTATTCCTGATGCGAGGAAACTTTGGGTAAAACCATCCATTTCTTATTTGGCGAAGGTAATCGCGGACGAGGGCATAACCACTATTGTCACAACAGGGCCACCGCACAGTTTACATTTGATCGGACTTGGACTCAAAAAAAAGTACAATATCCAATGGGTTGCCGACTTTAGAGACCCATGGACCTCTATTGGGTACCACAAAAGTTTACGGCTCACCAATTATGCCCATTTAAAACATAAGGCACTGGAAAAAAGCGTTCTTTTACGAGCAGATAAGATCGTGGTAACAAGCAAAACCACAAAATTGGAATTTGAGGCCATAACTCCCAAGCCCATTAAAGTGATCACCAATGGTTTTGATGATGAATTGCCATTGGTTGCCTTGGATAAAAAGTTTACCATTTCACATATTGGTTCGTTGTTGACAGGCAGAAACCCTTTAGGTTTTTGGAAAGCTGTACAGGAACTGTTGTCTGAAAATGAATTGTTTAAAGACGCTTTACATATCCAACTGGCAGGTGTAGTGGGGGAGGAAGTGCTACAATCCATTAAGGATTTTGGACTTACCGACTATGTGGAACAATTGGGCTATCTTCCACACGATAAGGTTTTGGAAACCCAGCAAAAGTCACAATTGCTATTGCTGTTGGAGATTGATTCCAAAGAAACCAAAGGTATTATTCCAGGAAAACTGTTCGAATATTTGAATGCCAAGCGACCTATTTTGGCCATAGGACCACAAGGCTGGGAGGCGGGTGCTATGGTCGTGGACCATAAAGCGGGAACGTTCTGTTTGCATAATAATGTAGCGACTTTAAAAACTGTACTTTTGGAGGCATTCCATCAGTACGAAAAAGGAACTTTAAGTTGTAATTCAGAAGGAGTGGAGCAATATCACAGACGGGCGTTAACGGAATCTTTGGCTAAATTTATCTAA
- a CDS encoding lipopolysaccharide biosynthesis protein, which translates to MGVVLKQSIQNTVVTYLGFFFGAINTLFLYTKILPDKYYGLVTFILASGAILMPLMAFGVHNTMIKFYSNHQETEKDGFFTLMLLVPLLGVVPVALVGLIWYNPIGDWVSQVNPMVKDYLWYVFFVGLAMGYFEVFYSWTKVHLKSVFGNFMKEVFARVGVSLLLVLFYFDVISLDMFFKCLVGLYLLRTLIIKMYAFSLRMPKFSFKFPNYTKEILSYSFLIILGGSASLVLLEIDKVMLNQFISIENVAYYGVSVYIATVIIVPSRAMHQITYPLTAELLNTKNEAGLDTLYKKTSLTLFIASGILFVLIILNLNDLYLMLPENYRNGFTIVFLIGLAKVMDSLLGNINSILYNSKYYKTVLVFGVCLAALTILLNFLLIPKLGMEGAAWASFVSIFIFNLVKLVFVKLKFGILPFTSATFKVFSTLVLLIVLFDFVQFQFHPLINIGLKSILVSVMYLGILYRFNISEDVSGILSKWLKKIPRSE; encoded by the coding sequence ATGGGCGTTGTTCTTAAGCAATCCATACAAAATACAGTAGTAACGTATCTGGGGTTCTTTTTTGGAGCTATTAATACGTTGTTTCTGTATACCAAAATACTGCCGGACAAATATTACGGCCTGGTAACCTTTATTTTGGCTTCGGGAGCCATATTAATGCCGCTAATGGCATTTGGGGTGCACAATACCATGATCAAGTTTTATAGCAATCATCAAGAGACCGAAAAAGATGGTTTTTTTACCTTGATGTTGTTGGTTCCGCTGCTCGGGGTAGTTCCCGTTGCCTTGGTCGGCTTGATTTGGTACAATCCCATTGGCGATTGGGTGTCCCAAGTAAACCCTATGGTAAAGGATTATCTGTGGTATGTCTTTTTTGTGGGACTAGCGATGGGCTATTTTGAAGTATTTTACTCCTGGACCAAGGTGCATCTAAAGTCGGTTTTCGGAAACTTTATGAAGGAGGTTTTTGCCAGGGTAGGGGTGTCCCTTTTGCTTGTCCTGTTTTATTTTGATGTGATCTCATTGGATATGTTCTTCAAATGTTTAGTAGGATTGTATCTATTGCGGACACTGATCATTAAAATGTATGCTTTTTCCCTTCGGATGCCCAAGTTTAGTTTTAAGTTTCCGAACTATACCAAAGAAATCCTGTCCTATTCTTTTTTAATTATTTTGGGAGGATCTGCATCCCTGGTTTTGTTGGAAATAGACAAAGTGATGCTGAATCAGTTCATCAGTATAGAAAATGTGGCGTATTATGGAGTGTCCGTTTATATCGCTACTGTGATTATTGTACCGTCTCGTGCCATGCACCAGATTACTTATCCATTAACAGCAGAGCTGTTGAATACCAAAAATGAAGCTGGTCTGGATACTTTGTACAAAAAAACCTCACTAACACTGTTCATTGCTTCGGGCATCTTGTTCGTTTTGATTATTTTAAACCTCAACGACTTATATTTAATGCTTCCCGAAAATTATAGAAATGGCTTCACCATTGTGTTCTTGATCGGTTTGGCCAAAGTTATGGATTCACTTTTGGGAAACATAAATTCTATCTTGTACAACTCTAAATACTATAAAACGGTGTTGGTGTTCGGGGTCTGTTTGGCTGCCTTGACCATTTTGCTCAACTTTTTGTTGATTCCCAAATTAGGCATGGAAGGGGCTGCATGGGCCAGTTTTGTCTCTATTTTTATCTTTAATCTGGTAAAATTGGTTTTTGTGAAGCTGAAATTTGGCATTTTGCCTTTTACCTCGGCGACATTTAAGGTTTTTTCGACCTTGGTCTTATTGATTGTACTGTTCGATTTTGTGCAGTTTCAATTTCATCCGTTAATAAATATTGGTTTAAAATCCATATTGGTATCTGTAATGTACTTAGGTATTTTGTACCGTTTTAATATTTCTGAAGATGTATCCGGAATATTGTCCAAATGGCTCAAAAAAATACCCCGTAGCGAATAA
- a CDS encoding OmpA family protein, translating into MLPQKYFLLSLFICFTCAMNAQSSIIKKANKEFDTYDFINAREIYLKVVEDGYESVQVYKKLGDTYYFNSDYANAVKWYKELIKKYSDEMEAVYYYRTAQSLKSIGEYQESKKVMGKFAEKSATTRIAEIYANEYSALDSLVDFQSKKFEVDNITKLLSSSDFGPSFFMDKLVYASSSQETEGSKVHNWSGLPYVDLYEAEITDDWEIANPKPIKGEINSPYHETTAAFTKDGNTMYFTRNNYINGKKKKNKEKIVTLKIYRAEKNDEGLWSNVEELPFNSDSYSVAHPALSPDETRLYFSSNMKGTLGESDIWYVKISESKNYGTPINLGPEINTEARETFPYVSKSNVLYFSSDGHLGLGGLDVFAVSLDSEGEFIKVTNLKQPINSNKDDFGFIINEEKQVGYVSSNRDGDEGSISDDIYRVWEKCGVINIEGLVSDANTTQPLSNSKVTLLDENNNVVSQTKTDKKGRYTFENLVDCGKQYSVRAENNTREYTPTEKNIKTPRGSKTVELNLELTPPDCAVDDLGCRLNLLPIYFDYGKHYIRKDAEVELAKILQALKQYPQLKIHIESHTDSRSSSSFNMKLSSRRAQSTLNWFVKKGISRSRLTAKGYGETQLLNECSNGVECTDEQHQLNRRSMFIIK; encoded by the coding sequence ATGTTACCCCAAAAATACTTCCTACTCTCCTTATTTATTTGTTTTACCTGTGCAATGAACGCACAGTCGAGCATAATCAAAAAAGCAAACAAAGAATTTGATACCTACGATTTCATCAATGCGAGGGAAATATACCTTAAAGTTGTAGAAGATGGATATGAATCGGTCCAAGTCTATAAAAAGTTAGGAGACACGTACTATTTTAATAGTGATTATGCCAATGCTGTAAAATGGTATAAAGAGTTGATAAAAAAATACTCCGATGAGATGGAAGCTGTCTATTATTATAGAACTGCACAGAGCTTAAAAAGTATTGGGGAATATCAAGAATCGAAAAAGGTAATGGGCAAATTTGCCGAAAAATCAGCAACCACCAGAATCGCTGAAATATATGCGAACGAGTATTCCGCTCTGGATAGCTTAGTGGATTTTCAATCCAAAAAATTTGAAGTGGATAACATTACAAAACTATTGTCCAGTTCAGATTTTGGCCCATCTTTTTTTATGGACAAGCTTGTATATGCCTCTTCTTCCCAAGAAACAGAAGGCTCTAAAGTTCATAATTGGTCTGGATTACCCTATGTTGATTTGTATGAGGCCGAAATTACCGATGACTGGGAAATCGCAAACCCTAAACCTATCAAGGGAGAAATAAATTCGCCATATCATGAAACAACCGCCGCTTTCACCAAAGACGGTAATACCATGTACTTTACCCGAAACAACTATATAAACGGTAAGAAAAAGAAGAACAAAGAAAAAATTGTAACGCTTAAAATTTATAGAGCGGAAAAAAATGATGAAGGGCTGTGGAGCAATGTCGAAGAATTGCCTTTTAATAGTGATTCATACTCTGTAGCACACCCTGCATTGAGTCCAGATGAAACTCGCTTGTACTTTTCATCCAACATGAAAGGAACATTGGGTGAATCTGATATTTGGTATGTAAAAATCAGTGAATCAAAAAACTATGGGACCCCTATTAACCTTGGGCCAGAAATTAACACAGAAGCGCGGGAGACTTTTCCCTATGTCAGCAAGAGCAATGTCCTTTATTTTTCCAGCGATGGGCATTTAGGCTTGGGTGGATTGGACGTTTTTGCTGTTTCGCTGGACAGTGAAGGCGAGTTTATAAAAGTTACGAACCTAAAACAGCCCATAAACTCGAACAAGGATGATTTTGGTTTTATTATCAACGAGGAAAAACAAGTGGGATATGTTTCATCCAATAGAGACGGGGATGAAGGTAGCATTTCTGATGATATCTATAGAGTTTGGGAAAAATGTGGTGTAATAAATATTGAAGGACTGGTTTCGGATGCAAACACAACCCAACCATTGAGCAATTCAAAAGTTACCTTATTAGATGAAAACAATAATGTAGTTTCACAAACAAAAACCGATAAAAAAGGGAGATACACGTTTGAAAATTTGGTGGATTGTGGCAAACAATATTCCGTTAGGGCTGAAAACAATACTAGGGAATATACACCCACGGAAAAAAATATCAAGACTCCCAGAGGTTCAAAAACCGTGGAACTGAACCTGGAACTTACTCCACCGGACTGTGCAGTGGATGACCTTGGGTGTAGATTAAATCTTTTGCCTATATACTTTGACTATGGTAAGCATTACATAAGAAAGGATGCAGAAGTGGAGTTGGCCAAAATATTACAAGCATTAAAGCAATACCCTCAGTTAAAAATCCATATAGAATCCCATACTGATTCAAGATCTAGTAGCTCTTTCAACATGAAATTGTCTTCTAGAAGGGCACAATCCACCTTAAATTGGTTTGTAAAGAAAGGTATTAGTAGAAGTAGGCTTACCGCAAAAGGATATGGAGAAACACAGTTGTTAAACGAATGTTCCAATGGAGTCGAGTGTACCGATGAGCAACATCAACTTAACCGAAGATCAATGTTTATTATTAAATAA
- a CDS encoding type IX secretion system membrane protein PorP/SprF, which yields MTNPLLKRSIDKNVKKIVFYICLLGSTFLMCAQQDAQYTQYMYNTQIINPAYVGSRETLSFGVLGRYQWVDLEGSPKTGTFTVNLPVGLYDNMGIGLSIIHDQIGPAVESNAVIDFSYALHLARRNVSKLSFGLKVGADMLDVDYSKLNLSNPNDPFFQNNIDSKIQPQVGAGIYYNTQKFYAGVSVPNFLSIQHFDEQSLDDENLEGVVVERLHYFFIAGYVFDLNPNLKLKPATLWRMVDGAPLQWDLSANFMFKEKFVVGASYRWNASISALLGFQISDSIFAGVGYDYQSTAIEDYSNGSYEVFLRFDIFNKAEKIVAPRFF from the coding sequence ATGACAAATCCTTTGCTAAAAAGGTCAATAGACAAAAACGTGAAAAAAATAGTTTTCTATATATGCCTCCTGGGGTCAACTTTTTTGATGTGTGCCCAACAAGATGCACAATACACACAATATATGTACAATACCCAGATTATAAATCCAGCCTATGTGGGTTCAAGGGAAACATTGAGCTTTGGTGTGTTGGGCCGTTACCAATGGGTTGACCTGGAAGGTTCTCCAAAAACCGGGACTTTTACGGTAAACCTCCCTGTCGGTTTATATGACAATATGGGAATAGGGCTATCGATTATTCATGATCAAATAGGCCCGGCAGTTGAATCCAATGCTGTAATCGACTTTTCTTACGCACTTCATTTGGCCCGTAGAAATGTGAGCAAGCTTTCATTTGGATTGAAGGTCGGAGCAGATATGTTGGACGTGGATTACTCCAAATTAAATTTATCAAATCCCAACGACCCATTCTTTCAAAATAATATAGATTCCAAAATCCAACCACAAGTGGGGGCCGGAATCTATTACAATACCCAAAAATTCTATGCCGGGGTATCCGTTCCAAATTTCCTTTCCATACAGCACTTTGATGAACAATCACTAGATGACGAAAACCTTGAAGGTGTTGTGGTGGAAAGGTTGCACTATTTTTTTATTGCCGGCTATGTATTCGACCTGAATCCCAATCTAAAATTAAAACCAGCAACCCTTTGGAGAATGGTAGATGGTGCTCCCCTTCAATGGGATTTATCGGCCAATTTTATGTTCAAGGAAAAGTTTGTCGTTGGGGCATCGTATAGATGGAACGCGTCTATAAGTGCATTATTGGGATTTCAAATTTCGGACAGCATCTTTGCAGGTGTAGGATATGATTACCAATCAACAGCAATTGAAGATTATAGCAACGGCTCTTATGAAGTTTTTCTTCGATTCGACATCTTTAACAAAGCGGAAAAAATAGTAGCCCCAAGATTTTTTTAA
- a CDS encoding gliding motility-associated C-terminal domain-containing protein yields the protein MKTRYKESNQRFHIGSILLLFTLISFSLALRAHTLNGYYTENAIYNNTTETGTNLYVPSIAVVVSGTVNGDCSAINYTVFIRNNSTNSESLTITEAIDINDPALIVNLTPVSGDTNNDGILDPGESWELNATRNLSPDDLSQDSFQNQVRVTCEVVGQPGVTTIDLSDDNLFNEDDPTILDISSCRNIGSVLLVETKDFLGNSPGCITIEYTLVVRNLNTANESYTNLVVTDLDPELTFTGASPNIGDSNNDGIFNAGESWEFTASRNLTTNDYDMGTLSNQATITCELVGQPSLIVSDLSHPTDFNLDAPTNTDLFCSNDIRLVKTGVFGDQAEGGECTTVSYTFQLIHAGDPTETFESVMLIDPLLGGNLGEPNSGDEGASGVLEPGETWIFDKKYEVTPSDFIAGQVTNQAYVEATPIPLPNIQFRSVDLSDFESFDENRPTVTNVAPCAPSVTVVKKGIDVIVCEELEYTFSVVNQSLNGEVLENVVLTDPLLGGVINGPVSGDTNNNGLLEVGEEWAYISNYNITQQDIDNGQVTNQATVTADVQGQPGVTISDLSDDDNVWEDDPTVFSLSHCVPNISLIKTGTALDEVGGSGCFEIFYTFQVTNEGALTVLENPVLNDPLLGGVITGPISGDDNSNNQIDQGETWIYNATYTVLQQDLDNGQVTNQATVTADVVGQIGEKVSDLSDDDSPTENDPTVISLINCVPRIHLIKTGVAKDGQGEIDGCAFIDYTFRVTNESTDGQILENVTITDLNLPLSIPLTPSEGDDVNPGQLDPGETWIFNTIEYQLTTEDRLNGQVENSALVKAALVGFPDVTVEDVSDFESADEDRPTIILLNDCEPRIGLIKTGVVNADCTAIDYTFTVTNESTSNELLENVVLTDLNLPMVINGPTGDENNIGLLDPNETWIYTATQPITQNDIDFGCFHNQAYVTSNVQAYPDFPIEDLSDDNSPDEDDVTEVDLSSCQNISVGLIKEGETVDIIDNDGCDDHIQYTFTVHNTGDAPLATVSIVDNLLQGNPILDDTSDDGSDGILSVGENWVFSGLYPLQQSDIDAGNVENTATVTAFNLCGTAEVQDQSDDDSPNSNENDPTNTTISSDSCEQGTASISLIKTGALEDLNQDGCQESILYTFTVTNNGDVALDSVVLLDNLFGGEIVGPIAGTDVNEDGVLSPAESWTFEAIYAIVQEDIDLTFVENTATVTAEIFDTDIPLQDVSHPSDETLDGPTQTSVPDTACTTGAPSIELNKIGNLHDFNNDGCIESILYSFTVANTGDFDLLEVVLQDDFLGGTVDGPDPNTDMGNDNVLSIGESWSYQVLYSLVLNEINSTINNQAVVSAKPENLDVTISDGDSDSTMVPSDVCTSGGPGIALVKTGELDDLDLDGCNESIRYTFIVSNVGSANLTDITLEDQKLDDVISTQLSPGEDIGDDGILSVGESWTFTANYSITEMDIENGSVVNQATVFASIVGQQTKVSDLSDDNSPLENNPTETLVPEEICTFTINDPDFEIFNGITPNGDGINDHFQINGIEAYPDNTLKVFNRWGALVYEAEGYGTGNKLFTGVSEGKATVSKENKLPGGTYFYILEFPNENPGAKNYSGYLFLSNNN from the coding sequence ATGAAAACGAGATATAAAGAAAGTAACCAAAGGTTTCATATAGGGTCAATTTTGTTGCTTTTTACCTTGATCAGCTTTAGCTTGGCCCTAAGGGCCCATACATTGAATGGTTACTATACGGAAAATGCAATTTACAATAACACAACCGAAACAGGCACAAACCTCTATGTGCCAAGTATAGCAGTGGTCGTGTCCGGAACCGTCAATGGAGATTGTTCTGCTATAAATTATACAGTATTTATAAGAAATAATAGTACCAATAGTGAATCACTAACAATTACAGAGGCCATTGATATAAATGATCCAGCGTTGATAGTAAACCTTACTCCCGTATCCGGTGATACTAATAACGATGGGATATTGGATCCTGGTGAATCATGGGAACTCAATGCAACACGAAATTTAAGTCCCGATGACCTTAGTCAAGACTCCTTTCAAAACCAAGTAAGGGTCACGTGCGAAGTTGTGGGGCAACCGGGGGTAACCACAATTGATTTATCCGACGATAACTTGTTCAATGAAGATGATCCAACCATACTCGATATTTCCTCATGTAGGAATATAGGGTCGGTGCTTTTGGTGGAAACCAAGGATTTCTTGGGCAATTCACCAGGGTGTATCACAATAGAATACACATTGGTTGTTAGAAACCTAAATACAGCAAATGAATCATATACCAATCTTGTTGTAACGGATCTAGATCCCGAGTTAACTTTTACTGGAGCATCACCAAACATAGGTGATTCCAACAATGATGGGATATTTAATGCGGGGGAGTCATGGGAGTTCACCGCTTCAAGAAATTTGACCACAAACGATTATGACATGGGAACCTTGAGCAACCAAGCAACCATTACCTGCGAATTGGTGGGCCAACCAAGTTTAATCGTTAGTGACCTTTCCCATCCAACTGATTTTAATTTGGATGCCCCAACAAATACAGATTTATTTTGTTCCAACGACATTCGCTTGGTTAAAACAGGAGTTTTTGGTGATCAGGCAGAAGGCGGGGAATGTACAACTGTTTCATATACATTTCAGCTCATACATGCTGGGGACCCTACCGAAACTTTTGAATCGGTTATGTTGATAGATCCATTACTGGGTGGAAATCTTGGAGAGCCCAACTCAGGAGACGAGGGAGCCTCTGGCGTATTGGAACCGGGTGAGACATGGATTTTTGATAAGAAATACGAAGTAACGCCAAGTGATTTTATCGCTGGACAAGTAACAAACCAAGCCTATGTGGAAGCTACTCCCATACCATTACCTAATATTCAATTCCGTTCTGTTGACCTTTCAGATTTTGAAAGTTTTGATGAAAATAGGCCAACTGTAACCAATGTTGCTCCATGCGCACCAAGTGTTACTGTAGTTAAAAAGGGAATTGATGTAATAGTCTGCGAAGAATTGGAATACACTTTTTCAGTAGTCAACCAAAGCTTAAATGGTGAGGTTTTGGAAAATGTTGTGCTTACCGACCCACTATTGGGCGGGGTAATCAATGGCCCGGTATCTGGGGATACAAATAATAACGGACTATTGGAAGTAGGTGAAGAATGGGCTTATATCAGCAATTACAATATAACCCAGCAAGATATAGATAATGGACAGGTCACAAATCAAGCCACGGTTACGGCAGATGTTCAGGGTCAACCTGGAGTTACAATATCTGACTTATCCGATGATGACAATGTATGGGAAGACGACCCTACGGTATTTAGCTTGTCACACTGTGTCCCGAACATATCTTTAATAAAGACCGGTACCGCATTGGATGAAGTCGGTGGCTCTGGTTGTTTTGAAATCTTTTACACTTTTCAAGTAACCAACGAAGGCGCATTGACCGTACTGGAAAACCCAGTACTTAACGACCCGTTGCTAGGCGGTGTTATTACAGGGCCCATATCTGGGGACGACAATAGTAACAACCAGATTGATCAAGGAGAAACATGGATCTACAATGCCACTTATACCGTTCTTCAACAAGATTTGGACAACGGGCAAGTTACCAATCAAGCCACTGTTACGGCAGATGTTGTGGGACAAATCGGAGAAAAGGTTTCGGATCTCTCAGATGATGATAGCCCAACAGAGAATGATCCGACCGTTATAAGTTTGATAAACTGTGTACCTCGAATACACCTAATAAAAACAGGAGTGGCCAAGGATGGACAAGGTGAAATAGACGGTTGTGCATTTATAGATTACACCTTTAGAGTGACCAATGAAAGTACGGATGGACAGATTTTGGAGAATGTGACCATTACCGATTTAAACCTACCCCTATCTATTCCACTAACACCAAGTGAAGGGGATGATGTAAACCCAGGGCAATTGGATCCTGGTGAAACCTGGATTTTCAATACCATTGAGTACCAATTGACCACCGAAGACCGCTTAAATGGACAGGTGGAAAATTCTGCTTTAGTGAAGGCGGCCTTGGTCGGTTTTCCTGATGTGACCGTAGAGGATGTATCTGATTTTGAAAGCGCTGATGAGGACAGGCCGACCATTATACTCCTTAATGATTGTGAGCCCCGTATTGGGTTGATTAAGACCGGGGTCGTAAATGCAGATTGTACGGCCATAGATTACACTTTCACCGTGACCAACGAAAGTACATCCAACGAGCTACTTGAGAATGTGGTGCTCACTGACCTTAACCTGCCCATGGTAATCAATGGCCCCACGGGCGATGAAAACAATATTGGTTTATTAGATCCTAATGAGACCTGGATTTATACTGCAACCCAGCCTATTACCCAAAACGACATCGATTTTGGATGTTTTCACAACCAGGCCTATGTAACCTCAAACGTACAGGCCTATCCGGATTTTCCCATTGAAGACCTATCGGATGACAATAGTCCAGATGAAGATGATGTTACCGAGGTAGACCTGAGTAGTTGCCAAAATATATCCGTCGGTTTGATAAAAGAAGGAGAAACTGTGGATATTATTGATAACGATGGTTGTGATGATCACATTCAATATACCTTTACAGTGCACAATACCGGTGACGCTCCCCTAGCAACCGTTAGTATCGTTGATAATTTGTTACAAGGGAATCCCATTTTGGATGATACCTCGGACGATGGTTCGGATGGTATTTTGAGCGTGGGCGAAAACTGGGTGTTCTCTGGCCTATATCCTTTACAACAGTCCGACATAGATGCGGGCAATGTAGAAAATACCGCTACCGTTACCGCATTCAATCTATGTGGAACCGCTGAGGTACAGGACCAATCCGATGACGATTCCCCAAATTCCAATGAAAATGACCCCACAAACACCACAATATCTTCAGATTCCTGCGAGCAAGGTACGGCAAGCATAAGTCTCATAAAAACAGGGGCGCTGGAAGACTTGAACCAAGATGGCTGCCAAGAAAGTATATTGTACACTTTCACCGTCACAAACAATGGAGATGTGGCTTTGGATAGCGTTGTCTTATTGGATAACTTATTTGGAGGTGAAATTGTTGGCCCCATCGCAGGAACGGACGTAAACGAGGATGGTGTGCTTTCACCAGCAGAAAGTTGGACATTTGAAGCCATTTACGCCATTGTTCAGGAAGATATAGATCTGACCTTTGTGGAAAATACAGCAACAGTAACCGCAGAAATCTTTGATACGGATATCCCGTTACAAGATGTTTCGCATCCTAGCGATGAAACTTTGGATGGGCCGACACAGACCAGTGTTCCCGATACGGCGTGTACAACTGGAGCTCCAAGCATTGAACTCAATAAAATTGGTAATCTACATGATTTTAATAATGATGGTTGTATTGAAAGTATTCTCTACAGCTTTACCGTGGCCAATACCGGGGATTTTGACTTGCTTGAGGTTGTTCTGCAAGATGATTTCTTGGGTGGAACCGTTGATGGCCCCGACCCCAATACCGATATGGGCAATGACAATGTACTGTCCATTGGGGAGAGCTGGAGCTATCAAGTCCTATATAGCCTAGTGCTAAATGAAATCAATAGTACCATCAATAACCAAGCGGTGGTATCCGCCAAACCAGAGAACTTGGATGTAACAATTTCTGACGGTGATTCAGATTCCACAATGGTTCCATCCGATGTGTGTACCAGTGGTGGTCCCGGGATTGCTTTGGTAAAAACAGGGGAACTTGATGACCTAGATTTGGATGGATGCAACGAATCTATCCGATACACCTTTATCGTGAGCAATGTTGGTAGTGCAAATCTCACCGACATAACACTAGAAGACCAAAAGTTGGATGATGTAATTTCCACACAGCTGAGCCCAGGAGAAGACATAGGGGACGATGGTATTCTATCTGTTGGCGAAAGCTGGACATTTACCGCTAATTATAGTATAACAGAAATGGATATAGAGAATGGATCAGTGGTAAATCAAGCTACGGTCTTTGCTTCTATAGTAGGCCAACAAACTAAGGTATCTGATTTATCCGACGATAACAGTCCTTTGGAAAACAACCCTACCGAAACGTTGGTACCCGAGGAGATTTGCACCTTTACGATTAATGACCCTGATTTTGAAATATTTAATGGGATTACACCAAATGGAGATGGAATCAATGATCATTTCCAAATAAACGGTATTGAGGCCTATCCCGATAACACTTTAAAAGTATTCAATAGATGGGGAGCCCTGGTTTATGAAGCCGAAGGATATGGAACCGGGAATAAATTGTTCACAGGGGTTTCAGAAGGCAAGGCTACAGTTTCCAAAGAAAATAAACTTCCTGGCGGTACTTATTTCTATATACTCGAATTTCCCAATGAAAATCCAGGTGCAAAGAACTATTCAGGCTACCTCTTCCTAAGCAACAATAATTAA